CCGCCGAGGCCGCCCACACCGCCCACTTCACGGCCCTCGCCGAGGCCGCCGAGCCCCGGCTCCGCTCGGGGGAGCAGCTGCCGTGGATCGACCGGCTGGAGCGCGACCTCGACAACATCAGGGCCGCCCTCCACCGCACCCTCGTCACGAGCGCGGACGAAGCCGCCGCGCTCCGGCTCGTCTTCGCCGTGGGCTGGTTCTGGTGGCTGCGCAACTACCGCCCCGAGGGCCTGGCCTGGGTGGAGCGGGCGCTCGCCCTGGGGGCGGACCCGGAGGACCCCGCCGACCCCCGCTACTGGCCCCGCATGCACCTGCGCATGCTGCACTTCTTCCTCGCCGTCGAGAGCAGCACGTTGGGGGACTTCAAGCAGCCGGAGACCCTCGCGCTCGTCAGGCGCGTCCGCGAGGCGTTCGGCACGGACCCCGGCCCCGAGGCGGCCCGCTTCCCCGGCCTGCTCTGGCCCTTCACCGCGTACCTCACCGAGGAGCCGGTCACGGTCCGCGCCCTCCTCGACGCCGCCGTCGACAACTGCCGCCGCCACGGCGGTGACTGGGAGCTCGGCGTCAGCCTCATGTTCCGTACGCACATGGTCGTCGACATGCCCGGCGGCATGCCCGGTGTCGACGAGGCCCTGGCCGAACTCCGCGAGATCGCCCGGCGCGTCGGCGACCGCTGGATGGGGGCCCAGATCGAGAGCGCGGCGGGCGAGGCCCACACGATGCGGGGCCGGCACACGGAGGCGGGCGAGGCCTACGAGGAGGCGCTCCGTCTCGCCCGTGAGGTCGGCGCCCACGCGGAGGCCCCCTTCCTCCTCGCCCGGCTGGCCGAACTGTCGTACCGCACGGGCGATCTGGAGGGCGCCGAACGGACCCTCGACGAGGCCGCCCGGGAGGCCGATCGCCACCACGTACGGGACTCCCAGACGTACGTCTGCTTCCTCCGCGCCGCCCTCGCCCTCCACCGCCGCGACATCAGGGAGGCCCGCGTCCAGCTGGAGGAGGCGGGCCGGACCATCAGCCTCGGCACCCCGCCCCCGCACTTCGAGGCGGCGGTGACCGGCCTCGCCGCCCGCGTCGAGGCGTACGAGGGGAAGGGCGCGGCCGCCGTCGCCACCGCCATCACCGCGCTCCGCACCGCACGGGACGCGCAGTGCGCGGACTTCGTCACCACCGGCCTGGGCGAGGTGCTCGCCATCGCCCTGGCCGAGGCGGGCGAGGTCGATCTCGCCGTACGGGTCATGGCCGCCGTCGACCACTGGCGTCGGGACATGCCCCGCTCGGTCCCCGAGCTTCGGGACAGCGAGGCCGTGGCGGCCCGGGCGCTCGCCGAACTGGACGCGTCCGCCCTGGCGGCCGCCCGCGCGGCCGGCGCGGGCCTGGCTCTCGACGAGGTCCTCGGCCTCGTCGACGCCTTCGCGCCGGCCCTGCCGGACGGCGAAGGCGCCGAAGCACCTGAGCGGGCCGTCAGGAGCAGCTGATCCGGGACTCCGCCCAGTCCGCGACGGCGGCCCGGCCGAACGGCGTGTGCTCCTCCACCACGAGCCGGATCGTGGAGCGGCCCGAGATGTCGACGTGCACCGGGACCGGCGGGTCGTCCGCGCGGACGACGTCGGAGCGCCAGAGCCGCTCCCCGTCCGCGTAGACGGAGAAGCGGACACCGCCGACGCCGAGCTGGGCGCTCAGGTCGTCGACGCCGATGACCGCGTCGTAACGGGTGCACTGCCGGTTGAGGTCGATGAGCAGCGAGGACGGCGCGTGGACGCTGACCCCGTGCGCGTACGGGGTGCCGCCGATGGACAGGCTGTTGCGCTGCCACATCCAGCTGCTGTCCGAGAGGGACACCTCGGGCTTGGTGCCGTCGCCGAAGATCCCGTACTGCAGCTCGTTGACCTGGTAGACGGACGGCGGCGCGGGCGGCGGGGTCGTCGGCTTCGGCTTGGGCTTCGCCGGGGCCTGCGTCGGCTTCGGGGTGGGCTTGGGCGTCGGCTTCGGGCTGGGCTTCGGCGGCGGCGTGGGCTTCGGCGTCGGCTTGGGGCTGGGCTTCGGGGGCGGCGGCGGGGGCGGCGGCTCCGACGTGACGGCCGGGGCGGGCGGCGCGGGCTTCGGGGAGGGCTTCGCCGGAGGCGCGGGCTCCGGCGCGACCGGGGTGACGACCGGCTGCGTGGGCCTCGGCGCGGCCACGGGCTGCGGGTCCCCGGCCATCGCCCAGACGAGGCCGGCGGCCGCGGCGACCGCTATGGCCGCCGCGAGCCCGGCCTTCGCGGGCGCGCCGAGCCCCTCGGCGGCGGCACCGCCCGAGGCGGCGGCGCCCCCGGACGAGCCCGAGGCGGCGGGCGCCGCGCCCGCGCCGGCCGCGGCGGCGGTGCCACCGGCGACGACGCCGGCGGCCTTGAGCGAGTACCCGGCGGCGAACCAGCCGATGACGGCGACGGGCAGGAGCGCGGGGATCCCGGCGTTCACATGGGCCAGTTCACCGGCGGCGAGCCGGCACTTCGCGCATTCGTCCAGGTGCTTGCGCAGGCCGCGCTCGGCCCGCATCCGCAGCCCGCCGCGCGCGTAGGCGCCGAGCCGGTCCGCGTAGCGGGCGCAGTCGCCGCCCGCGGTGAGGGACTGGCTGACGTGCGCCTGGAGGTAGGCCTGCTTGAGGCCCTCGCGGGCCCGGCTGGCGAGCACGGCCGTGGCGTTGGCGGTCAGTCCGAAGAGCGGGGCGACCTCGCTCGGGGACTCCTCCTCGACGGTGGTGTGCCACAGCACGGCCTGCCAGCGCTCGGGCAGCGAGCGGAAGGCCTGCATGGCGAGGGACTGCTCGGCCTCGTGCATGGCGCGGACGTCCGCGCCGAGGTCCATCGTGTCGTGGTCGGAGACCTCGGAGGAGCGGGCGGCGTCCGCGGCGAAGACCGCGAAGTCCTCGACGAGGTGTTCCCGCTTCTGGGTCCTGGCCCAGTTCGCGGCGACCCGCCGGACGGTGGTCATGAGGTAGGCGCGCACGGCCTGTTCGGGCCCGGCCCCGCCGCGGACCGCCTGGAGGGTGCGGGCGAAGACCTCGGCGGTGAGGTCGTCGGCGGTGTGCGCGTCCCGGCAGCAGGTCCTGGCGTACCGGCGGACGGCATCGGAGTGGCGGCGGAACAGCTCCTCGTACGCGGAGTCGTCGCCGTCCCGCATGAGCTGGACGAGCTCGGCGTCGGAGGGCGGCAGTTCGATCGGCGGCGGGAGTACGGTGTCGGGCTCGGGCTCGGGCTCGGGTTCGGTCTCGGCCTCGGTCGCGTAGAGGTCGGCGCCGATGTCGAGGTCCTCGGCGGCGCCAGGCCCTGCGGCTCCCGGCCCTGCGGCTCCCGGTCCTGCGGGCGCCCCCCTGCCGGCTCCGGCCCGGGCACCCGGCCCGCCGGCCTTGCCCTCACGCTGCGGCGGCACACTCGCGTCGAGCGGCTCGCTCTGTACGGACGACGCGCCGGAAAGACCTCCCGGACCGCCCTGGCTCGGAACCTGCCGGGAGGGAAGGCCCCCGGTCTCCGCGCCGCCGCCGCTGCCCAGCGGATCGTCCCGACCGTCACCGCTCATCGCGGAAGCCCCCGTACGCACGCTTCAGACCCGAATATCGGCCAAGCCTGCCACAGAGCGCGGGCACGCCGAAGCGCCGCGTCCACTTACCACTCGTCCGGGGCGACTTCGTGTATCCGGGCGTAACCGCTCACACGTTCGTGTCCTGCTCGTTGGTCCGCCCGGACCACGGAAAGTTCCGTCCGCACAAGGTCCTTACCGGGAGCGCAGCCCCTCGAGAAGGATGTCGAGAAGCCGGGCCGAGGCCGCCGCCTGCTGCACCGCGTCCGGCAGAGCCGGGGCGGCGGTCGCGATGACGAGGAGGACGTCCGCCACGGTCACGTCCGTCCGCAGCTCACCCGCCTCACGCGCCCGGTCGACCAGCCGGCCGACGACCTCCAGGAGCTCCGAGGCCCCCGCGTCGTCCCGCTCCTCGGCCGGCACACCGCGCGGCGCGACCACGCGCGCGTCGCCCGGCTCGGCGACACCCCGCTGGTACGGCACCCGCGTCGCCTCGTCCGCGTCGAGCGGCGCACCGGACTCGTCCACGCCCACCCGCAGCACCTGCGGCGGCAGGAGACGGCCCGCACCCGAGGCCACCGAGGTCCGCAGGAACCGGGAGAGCGCCGACCACGGCTCCTCCTCCTGGCCCAGCGCGGCCCGCGCCTGCTCGGTCAGCCGGGCGGTCTCCTCCTCGGCTATCCGCCGGACCAGCACGTCCTTGCTGGGGAAGCGGCGGTAGACGGTGCCGACCCCGACGCGGGCGCGGCGCGCCACGTCCTCCATCGGAGCCCCGTAGCCGAGCTCGCCGAACACCTCGCGCGCCGCACGCAGCACGTGCTCCAGATTGCGCTGGGCGTCCACCCGCAGCGGCGCGGACCTGCCGCCCACCACCGGCATGCCGCCGCGCGCCTCCGAGACGTGCCCGTCGACGGTCGCCGTCGCGACGCCCGACTGCCAGCCTGAATCCTGAATCTGCATAAGCGTTCCCCCGCTCATGATGTCTCCCCCCGGAGACTCCCCGCCCTGATACGGGGCGACCGGCGGACGAGCGCTTTCGGTCCACGCGCGTGCCCGTCCGACACCCCGACGAAGTACGAACATAGTTGAGTCGGGGTCAATTCAGAAGGGGGAGTTCCGTACGGTGCGCCCCCCGATCGGAGCAAGGACCGGAAGACTCCCGATTCCGACCCCTCTCCGAACCCGTCCCACCCGGTGTGACCTGCACGGATCCCTTCGCACCCCGCTTGTGCGCCACCCCGCGCCTCCGTACCCCTCCGGTCACACAATTTGCCGAGCCTGTGGACAAACCACGGACGGCGGTGCGTCATGGGACAGTGACCGAACCTGCGCGCATTCTCGTGGTCGGCGGTGGCTACGTCGGCATGTACACCGCGCTGCGCCTTCAGCGGCAGCTCGGGGCGGAGCTCAGAGCCGGCACCGCCGAGATCGTGGTGGTCACCCCCGAGCCGTACATGACGTACCAGCCGTTCCTGCCGGAGGCCGCGGCCGGCTCCATCTCCCCGCGGCACGTCGTCGTGCCGCTCCGCCGCGTCCTCGACCGCTGCCGCATCGTCATCGGAGAGGTCCAGTCCGTCGACCACGCCAAGCGCACCGCGACCCTCTGCACCCTCGCCACCGAGGAGGAGGGCACCGGCGCCGTCGACATGACGTACCACGAGCTGGTCATCGCGCCCGGCTCCGTCTCCCGCACCCTCCCGGTCCCCGGCCTGCTCGACCACGGCATCGGCTTCAAGACCGTCGAGGAGGCCATCGGCCTGCGCAACCACGTCATCGAGCAGATGGACATCGCCTCCTCCACCCGCGACCCCGCGCTCCGCGACGCCGCCCTCACCTTCGTCTTCGTCGGCGGCGGCTACGCGGGCGTGGAGGCCCTCGCCGAACTGGAGGACATGGCCCGCTACACCGCGCGGTACTACCACAACCTCAAGCCCGAGGACCTGCGCTGGGTCCTCGTCGAGGCCTCGAACCGGATCCTCCCCGAGGTGGGCGAGGACATGGGCCGGTACGCCATCCGCGAGCTGCGCGGCCGGAACATCGACGTGCGCCTGGAGACCCGCCTCGAGTCCTGCGAGGACCGGGTCGCCGTCCTCAGCGACGGCACCCGCCTGCCCACCCGCACCGTCGTCTGGACCGCCGGCGTGAAGCCCGCCCCCGTCCTCGCCGCCACCGACCTGCCGCTGAACGAACGCGGAAGGCTCCGCTGCACCGCCCAGCTCGCCGTCGAGGGCGTCCCGCACGCGTGGGCGGCCGGCGACGCCGCCGCCGTCCCCGACGTCACGGCGGACGAACCCGGCAAGGAGTGCGCGCCCAACGCCCAGCACGCCGTCCGCCAGGCCAAGGTGCTCGCCGAGAACATCGCGGCCTCCCTGCGCGGGCAGCCGCTCAAGGAGTACGCGCACGCGTACGTGGGATCCGTCGCCTCACTCGGCCTCCACAAGGGAGTCGCCCACGTCTACGGACGCAAGCTCAAGGGATATCCGGCCTGGTTCATGCACCGCGCCTACCACCTCAGCCGCGTCCCGACCTTCAACCGCAAGGCGCGCGTCCTCGCCGAATGGACCCTGTCCGGCCTGTTCAAACGGGAGATCGTCTCCCTCGGCTCCCTGGAACACCCCAGGGCCGAATTCGAACTCGCCGCCTCACCACCCCCCGGCGACGACGACAAGCCGCAGTCCTGACATCACTGTCAGTGCACTCGTCCACACTGGACGTGTGACCATAGGTGGGCTCACACCTGCACAGCGTGACTCTGCACGGCACCGACACCACGAGGCATACAGATCCGTGAACTTCACCCGTTGGAGCGCCCGGCTCCCCGGCACGCAGCGCCGCGCGGCGCGGGGGACCGAAGGCTCCGTGCCCGCCGCCCGCGGTGAGTACGGTCCGCAGCTGGAGCACCCTGACCACGAGGCCGGCGAGGCCTCCGACGTCCCCGCCCTGGAGGACTTCGCCGTACGCGAGCTGCTCGGCCGCCTCCCCGGCCTCGTCGCGCTCGTGTACGGCCCGGAGCACCGGATCGCGTACGTGAACGACGCGTACGCCGCCGCCTTCGGCCCGCGCCGCGCCGGCGCCACCGTCGCCGACACCTGCCCGGAGGCCGAGGAGCTCGGCCTGCTGCCCCTCATGGACCAGGTGCTGCGCAGCGGAAAGCCCCGCACGGTGAAGTCCCGCCGCACCAAGGACGGCGGCTCGTACACGGTCACGTGCCTGCCCGTCGACAGCCCGCGCCTCGACGGAGGCGGGGTCCTCGTCCACGCCGCCGACGTCACCGACCACGCCGAGGCCGCCGAGCGGCTCCGCGCCAGCGAGCGCCGGCACCGCGAGACGGCCGTCACCCTCCAGCGCTCCCTGCTCCCGCAGGAACTGGAGCAGCCCGACGACCTGCGGATCGCCGCCACCTACCAGCCCGGCGTCGCGGACGCGGCCGTCGGCGGCGACTGGTACGACGTGATCACCCTCGGGGCCGGCCGCACGGCGCTCGTCATCGGCGACGTGATGGGCCGGGGCGTGCGCGCCGCCGCCGTCATGGGCCAGCTCCGCACCGCCGTCCGGGCCTACGCGCGCCTGGACCTGCCCCCGCACGAGGTCCTCCAGCTCCTCGACGGCCTCGCCGCCGAGATCGACGCCAGCCAGATCGCCACCTGTGTGTACGCGATCCACGACCCCAGCGAGGGCAAGCTGGTGTACGCCTCCGCCGGCCACCTCCCGATCCTCGTACGGGACGAGGACGGCACCGTCCGCCGCGCCGAGGACCCGACGGGCCCGCCGCTCGGCACCGGCGGCTGGCTGCACGCCTCGGGCTCCATCGCCCTGCCGCCCGGCTCCACCGCCGTCCTCTACACCGACGGCCTGGTCGAGCGCCGCCGCGAGGACATCGACGAGGGCGTCGCCGCCCTGGCCCGCGCCCTGGCCGGCGCCAGCGGCACCCCACAGGTGGTCTGCGACCGGCTCCTGCGCGCCCTCGGGGTCACCGCCGAGCACGACGACGACGTCGCCGTCCTGGTCGTCCAGCACCCCTCCCGCAAGGGCGCGGACGCCGAGCTCTTCCACAACGCCGCCCTGGAACTGCTCGGAGGAGTGGAGGCCGCCCCCCGCGCGCGTGCCTTCGCCTCGGGTGTCCTGTCCTCCTGGCGCTTCCCCGTCGAGCTGCGCGACCTGGGCGTCCTCGCCACCAGCGAGCTCGTGGCGAACTCCCTCCAGCACGGCACCCCGCCCATGCGCCTGCGGCTGCGCCGTACCGACCGCCGCCTGATCATCGAGGTCACGGACGGGGACGACCACCTGCCGCGCCGCCGCAGGGCGGAAACGGAGGACGAAGCGGGTCGCGGAATCTCGATCATCGCGACGATCGCCTCGTCCTGGGGAAGCCGCCGCACGCCGGGCGGCGGCAAAGCGGTCTGGTGCGAGTTCGCCCTGCCGGACTGACCCGGCGGGGAGGAGCTAGGCGGCAGCGGTCTCGCTCTCGCGCACCGGCTCGTGCCGGACGATCACCTTCGAGGGCTTGAGGGCCAATGAAGGCTGGTCCTGCTCGGGCGTCAGCCGCTTGCCGAGCCGGAGCGCCAGGAACGTGATGCCGAGCGAGAAGAGCACGAAGGTCACGATGTACGGACCGTGCAGCGCGGCCCCCATGGGCCCGCCCACGGCCGGACCGACGGCCAGCGCCAGCTGCTTCACCAGGGCGAAGGCCGAGTTGTACTGCCCGACCATCGACTCCGGCGCCAGATCGGCCACCAGCGGGGCAACGGTCGGCGACAGCATCGCCTCACCGAGCCCGAAGAGGGCGTACGTCGAGACGAAGGCCGCCGTCGCCATGGCCTGGCTGCCGTGCCCGAGGCCCGCGTACCCGGCGATGAGCCAGGCGACGGTCCAGATCAGACCCACGGCCGCGATCACCCGGGTCCGCTTCCGGCGCTCGACGAACCGCAGCACCAGGAACTGGGCGACCACGATGACCGCCGTGTTCGCGGCAAGGGCCATCCCGAGAGCCGACGGCTGGATGCCTGCGGCCTCCGTGCCGTACGCCGCGAGACCCGACTCGAACTGCCCGTAGCAGGCGAAGAACAGCACGAAGCCGAGGACGCACAGCTGCACCATCGCCTTGTGCCCGAGCAGCGCGCGGACACCGCCGCCCTTCCCGCCCTCGGACGGACGGGCGCCCTGGAGCGCGGGCGAGCCCGGCATCCGGACGGTCCCGACGATCGCGGCGAGCACCAGGAACATCGCCGCCTCGATCGAGAACAGCAGGATGAAGCTGCCCGGCCGGCTCGTGTCCACGAGCAGACCGCCGATCAGACCACCGATGCCGAGGCCCAGGTTCTGCAGGAAGAACTGCATCGCGAACGCCCGCGTACGACCGGAGGGCGACGAGCACCAGACGATCATCGTGGCGAGGGCGGGCTGCAGCACGGCCGTACCGGCACCGAGCAGCGCCGCGGCCCCCACGGCCGCCGGCACGCTGGAGGCGAAGCCCATCCCCACCGCGCCCACGGCGGCGACGACCGAGGCCACCAGCAGCACGGGCACCGGCCCGCGCCGGTCGATGGCCCGCCCGCTGAAGGGCAGCACCACCAGTGCGGCCATGGCGAAGACGGCCAGCACGATGCCCGCCGTCGCAGCGCCCAGATCCCGCACCTGCGCCACGTACACATAGAGGTACGGAACGGTGAAGCCGAGTCC
This is a stretch of genomic DNA from Streptomyces sp. R44. It encodes these proteins:
- a CDS encoding SpoIIE family protein phosphatase, which translates into the protein MNFTRWSARLPGTQRRAARGTEGSVPAARGEYGPQLEHPDHEAGEASDVPALEDFAVRELLGRLPGLVALVYGPEHRIAYVNDAYAAAFGPRRAGATVADTCPEAEELGLLPLMDQVLRSGKPRTVKSRRTKDGGSYTVTCLPVDSPRLDGGGVLVHAADVTDHAEAAERLRASERRHRETAVTLQRSLLPQELEQPDDLRIAATYQPGVADAAVGGDWYDVITLGAGRTALVIGDVMGRGVRAAAVMGQLRTAVRAYARLDLPPHEVLQLLDGLAAEIDASQIATCVYAIHDPSEGKLVYASAGHLPILVRDEDGTVRRAEDPTGPPLGTGGWLHASGSIALPPGSTAVLYTDGLVERRREDIDEGVAALARALAGASGTPQVVCDRLLRALGVTAEHDDDVAVLVVQHPSRKGADAELFHNAALELLGGVEAAPRARAFASGVLSSWRFPVELRDLGVLATSELVANSLQHGTPPMRLRLRRTDRRLIIEVTDGDDHLPRRRRAETEDEAGRGISIIATIASSWGSRRTPGGGKAVWCEFALPD
- a CDS encoding MFS transporter — encoded protein: MRRIQAGSALSAFGLGFTVPYLYVYVAQVRDLGAATAGIVLAVFAMAALVVLPFSGRAIDRRGPVPVLLVASVVAAVGAVGMGFASSVPAAVGAAALLGAGTAVLQPALATMIVWCSSPSGRTRAFAMQFFLQNLGLGIGGLIGGLLVDTSRPGSFILLFSIEAAMFLVLAAIVGTVRMPGSPALQGARPSEGGKGGGVRALLGHKAMVQLCVLGFVLFFACYGQFESGLAAYGTEAAGIQPSALGMALAANTAVIVVAQFLVLRFVERRKRTRVIAAVGLIWTVAWLIAGYAGLGHGSQAMATAAFVSTYALFGLGEAMLSPTVAPLVADLAPESMVGQYNSAFALVKQLALAVGPAVGGPMGAALHGPYIVTFVLFSLGITFLALRLGKRLTPEQDQPSLALKPSKVIVRHEPVRESETAAA
- a CDS encoding NAD(P)/FAD-dependent oxidoreductase encodes the protein MTEPARILVVGGGYVGMYTALRLQRQLGAELRAGTAEIVVVTPEPYMTYQPFLPEAAAGSISPRHVVVPLRRVLDRCRIVIGEVQSVDHAKRTATLCTLATEEEGTGAVDMTYHELVIAPGSVSRTLPVPGLLDHGIGFKTVEEAIGLRNHVIEQMDIASSTRDPALRDAALTFVFVGGGYAGVEALAELEDMARYTARYYHNLKPEDLRWVLVEASNRILPEVGEDMGRYAIRELRGRNIDVRLETRLESCEDRVAVLSDGTRLPTRTVVWTAGVKPAPVLAATDLPLNERGRLRCTAQLAVEGVPHAWAAGDAAAVPDVTADEPGKECAPNAQHAVRQAKVLAENIAASLRGQPLKEYAHAYVGSVASLGLHKGVAHVYGRKLKGYPAWFMHRAYHLSRVPTFNRKARVLAEWTLSGLFKREIVSLGSLEHPRAEFELAASPPPGDDDKPQS
- a CDS encoding sigma-70 family RNA polymerase sigma factor, with product MSGDGRDDPLGSGGGAETGGLPSRQVPSQGGPGGLSGASSVQSEPLDASVPPQREGKAGGPGARAGAGRGAPAGPGAAGPGAAGPGAAEDLDIGADLYATEAETEPEPEPEPDTVLPPPIELPPSDAELVQLMRDGDDSAYEELFRRHSDAVRRYARTCCRDAHTADDLTAEVFARTLQAVRGGAGPEQAVRAYLMTTVRRVAANWARTQKREHLVEDFAVFAADAARSSEVSDHDTMDLGADVRAMHEAEQSLAMQAFRSLPERWQAVLWHTTVEEESPSEVAPLFGLTANATAVLASRAREGLKQAYLQAHVSQSLTAGGDCARYADRLGAYARGGLRMRAERGLRKHLDECAKCRLAAGELAHVNAGIPALLPVAVIGWFAAGYSLKAAGVVAGGTAAAAGAGAAPAASGSSGGAAASGGAAAEGLGAPAKAGLAAAIAVAAAAGLVWAMAGDPQPVAAPRPTQPVVTPVAPEPAPPAKPSPKPAPPAPAVTSEPPPPPPPPKPSPKPTPKPTPPPKPSPKPTPKPTPKPTQAPAKPKPKPTTPPPAPPSVYQVNELQYGIFGDGTKPEVSLSDSSWMWQRNSLSIGGTPYAHGVSVHAPSSLLIDLNRQCTRYDAVIGVDDLSAQLGVGGVRFSVYADGERLWRSDVVRADDPPVPVHVDISGRSTIRLVVEEHTPFGRAAVADWAESRISCS
- a CDS encoding TetR/AcrR family transcriptional regulator, giving the protein MQIQDSGWQSGVATATVDGHVSEARGGMPVVGGRSAPLRVDAQRNLEHVLRAAREVFGELGYGAPMEDVARRARVGVGTVYRRFPSKDVLVRRIAEEETARLTEQARAALGQEEEPWSALSRFLRTSVASGAGRLLPPQVLRVGVDESGAPLDADEATRVPYQRGVAEPGDARVVAPRGVPAEERDDAGASELLEVVGRLVDRAREAGELRTDVTVADVLLVIATAAPALPDAVQQAAASARLLDILLEGLRSR